The following coding sequences are from one Granulicella arctica window:
- a CDS encoding TonB-dependent receptor gives MRKTVLAFVLWMISSSLWAQNSSGIHGHILDQQGNAVPHAEVTLRNTLSGKALITQTNNSGTYSFTDVAPGDYTVTASAAALASQSRSIKAKSGSPTENADIALPVATVQQNVTVVSASRVEELQQDSPLPIDVVTQQRIQRTGFENVADVLSELPGVVTRNNASYSGSSQEQIDGIASQDVLVLQDGLPIAGARGINSGIIDLDQQNIGRLDKIEVVRGAASSLYGTDAIGGVINLITHQPTHPFEGGLRLSGGSLGAIDGDLDLGTRWKRLTAFTDLELHHINSYALLPGDESTIGANNKRYDGLVKLGYSFGPQGSIAYTGNAYHNDSNGRSTDITGTAPSGYDYAASSDSSQTHALVGNFLPGSTTVIQARLYETRYDSNSYSNPINADNSLGAQFDYGNLYERYHRADATISQQLGSWQFLQGGDEWSQDAYRGLNRIVGNDNGQQVTMNDVWLQDRIQPWRKLIVNVGGRYNHHSLYGSHVVPKIGLVYKINDHWTVRTSYGKGFRSPTLGELYYLLLHPEYFYQVIGNPTLRPEQSESYSAGADYQANRYSFGLTLYRNNLNHLINYIDAGFPPTEADLDALLAQYGIPSSFGALPGLETFIYTNVNQAYTQGINLKGSMLLNHNLRVDGFYAYLDPYDVTDKQTLTERSRNSGYVRTEYVLQRLGLVANIRGNFFGRWLIDPTAGTHEQAYALWNLFASKDIAHGMQAYGAIDNLANSRDSLLTQTPSTYDRTDYGRTIRIGMRYTFPHE, from the coding sequence ATGCGAAAGACGGTACTGGCATTCGTACTATGGATGATCTCGAGTTCCCTGTGGGCGCAAAACAGCAGCGGCATTCACGGGCACATCCTTGATCAGCAAGGCAATGCAGTTCCACACGCGGAGGTCACGCTTCGCAATACACTAAGCGGCAAAGCCCTAATCACGCAGACCAACAATAGCGGCACCTATTCCTTCACAGACGTTGCGCCAGGAGACTACACCGTCACCGCCTCTGCGGCTGCACTGGCCTCGCAGTCACGTTCTATCAAGGCGAAATCAGGCTCCCCAACGGAGAACGCAGATATTGCACTTCCAGTTGCCACAGTCCAACAGAATGTCACCGTAGTCTCCGCATCGCGCGTAGAGGAGCTGCAACAAGACTCTCCTCTACCAATCGATGTCGTCACGCAACAGCGAATTCAGCGAACCGGCTTCGAGAACGTGGCGGACGTTCTGAGCGAACTGCCCGGTGTGGTGACGCGGAACAACGCCTCCTACTCCGGCTCCTCGCAGGAACAGATCGACGGCATCGCCTCGCAGGATGTGCTCGTGTTGCAGGATGGCCTGCCGATCGCAGGCGCACGCGGCATCAACAGCGGTATCATCGACCTCGACCAGCAAAACATCGGCAGGCTCGACAAAATTGAAGTCGTTCGCGGTGCGGCCTCATCGCTGTATGGAACAGATGCCATCGGCGGTGTCATCAATCTCATCACGCATCAGCCGACGCATCCTTTCGAGGGCGGACTCCGCCTTTCCGGCGGATCGCTGGGTGCTATCGACGGCGACCTCGATCTTGGCACGCGATGGAAACGCCTCACTGCATTCACCGATCTTGAACTTCATCACATAAATTCTTACGCACTGCTTCCCGGAGACGAAAGCACAATAGGCGCGAATAACAAGCGCTACGACGGGCTCGTTAAACTCGGCTACAGCTTCGGCCCTCAAGGTTCCATCGCCTATACCGGCAATGCCTACCACAATGATTCCAACGGAAGAAGCACCGACATCACGGGCACGGCTCCATCCGGCTATGATTACGCCGCAAGTAGCGACAGCTCACAAACACACGCCCTGGTAGGGAACTTCCTTCCAGGCTCTACGACAGTCATACAGGCTCGTCTGTATGAGACGCGCTACGATTCGAACTCCTATTCGAATCCGATCAACGCGGACAATAGTCTGGGCGCGCAGTTCGATTATGGCAACCTCTACGAACGCTACCACCGGGCTGATGCGACCATCTCGCAGCAACTCGGCTCATGGCAGTTCCTACAGGGCGGCGACGAGTGGTCCCAGGACGCTTATCGAGGTCTCAACCGCATCGTCGGCAACGACAACGGTCAGCAGGTCACGATGAACGATGTCTGGCTGCAAGACCGCATACAGCCGTGGAGAAAACTCATCGTCAATGTCGGAGGCCGTTACAACCACCACTCCCTGTACGGCAGCCACGTCGTTCCAAAGATCGGACTTGTCTACAAGATCAATGACCATTGGACCGTTCGAACCTCTTACGGCAAAGGCTTCCGTTCGCCAACCCTCGGCGAACTCTATTACCTGCTCCTGCACCCGGAATACTTCTATCAGGTCATCGGCAACCCGACGCTGCGGCCTGAACAAAGTGAGAGCTACTCTGCCGGGGCCGATTACCAGGCCAACCGCTACAGCTTTGGACTGACGCTCTACCGCAATAACCTGAACCATCTCATCAATTACATCGATGCCGGCTTTCCACCCACCGAAGCGGACCTCGACGCACTGCTGGCACAGTACGGCATTCCTTCTTCTTTCGGGGCGCTGCCCGGTCTTGAGACATTTATCTACACCAATGTCAACCAGGCTTATACCCAGGGGATCAACCTCAAAGGGAGCATGCTTCTCAATCACAATCTTCGCGTCGACGGCTTCTATGCCTATCTGGATCCGTACGATGTCACCGATAAACAGACTCTCACCGAGCGCAGCCGCAACTCTGGCTACGTGCGGACAGAATATGTACTGCAACGCCTGGGGCTGGTTGCCAACATCCGCGGCAACTTCTTCGGCAGATGGCTAATCGATCCAACCGCAGGCACACACGAACAGGCGTATGCCCTCTGGAATCTCTTTGCGTCGAAGGATATCGCTCACGGCATGCAGGCGTATGGGGCTATCGACAACCTCGCTAACAGCCGTGACAGCCTACTTACTCAGACACCGTCCACTTACGATCGCACCGATTACGGAAGAACAATCCGCATCGGCATGCGTTACACCTTTCCGCACGAATAA
- a CDS encoding helix-turn-helix domain-containing protein, whose amino-acid sequence MKRELDAIITQMHSAGIPYADAVRQFKKRYLLEVLSHHKGNQCKAAEELGMHRNTLSRTLAELDMDTAQIRSGMRRPPVSERPRLQSIVNAR is encoded by the coding sequence TTGAAACGCGAACTGGACGCAATCATTACGCAGATGCACAGCGCTGGAATCCCCTACGCGGATGCAGTCCGGCAGTTCAAGAAGCGTTACCTCCTCGAGGTCCTGTCGCACCACAAGGGCAACCAGTGCAAGGCAGCCGAAGAGCTAGGCATGCACCGCAACACCCTGAGCCGCACCCTCGCCGAGCTCGATATGGACACCGCGCAGATTCGCAGCGGCATGCGGCGTCCCCCAGTGAGCGAGCGTCCTCGGCTGCAAAGCATCGTCAACGCCCGATAG
- a CDS encoding CvpA family protein produces the protein MNVTALTVFDWLLIALLVYSTVRAFMRGILLEAFSIVGLIAGILLASWNYDALAGQLVRWITPRATAQIVAFLLIAIGIMILCGLVGKLLRSGADAIGLGFIDRLLGAAFGLARGCLLAVAVMLALVAFTPQPSWVQSQIAKSQLSPYFLAGAHGVSFVVPHDLQQQISSGAMQLKHNAPDWIKQPQ, from the coding sequence ATGAACGTCACGGCCCTAACCGTCTTCGATTGGCTATTGATTGCTCTGCTCGTCTACTCCACGGTACGGGCCTTTATGCGCGGCATCCTTCTCGAAGCCTTTTCGATCGTTGGGCTTATCGCTGGCATCCTATTGGCGAGCTGGAACTACGATGCTCTCGCAGGCCAGCTCGTCCGCTGGATTACCCCCCGGGCGACAGCCCAGATCGTCGCCTTCCTTCTTATTGCCATTGGCATCATGATCCTCTGCGGCCTGGTCGGCAAGCTTCTGCGATCCGGTGCGGACGCCATCGGGCTAGGTTTTATCGATCGCCTGCTCGGGGCGGCCTTCGGACTGGCCCGCGGATGCCTTCTTGCGGTCGCCGTCATGCTCGCTCTTGTCGCTTTCACCCCACAACCTAGCTGGGTTCAGAGCCAAATTGCAAAATCTCAACTATCTCCCTATTTCCTTGCGGGGGCGCATGGGGTATCCTTCGTTGTACCTCATGATCTGCAACAGCAAATCTCCAGTGGCGCCATGCAGCTCAAGCACAACGCACCGGACTGGATCAAGCAGCCACAATGA
- a CDS encoding phosphoribosylaminoimidazolesuccinocarboxamide synthase gives MSNALLQTELGNLPLIARGKVRDIYSLGSAPDADLLFVASDRISAFDHVLGSGIPDKGKILTQLSLFWFDFLGDLTRNHLITAEAAQFPAELQPFLSQVAGRSMVVRRAQMFPVECVVRGYLSGSGWKDYQQTGMICGVPLPAGLHESDRLPEPIFTPAAKNNVGHDENISFDQMILTIGREHAVALRTLTLSIYKKASDYAATKGLILADTKFEFGLIDGQITLADEVLTPDSSRYWPAASYSPGGPQPSFDKQYVRDYLESIRWNKQAPAPSLPDEVITRTREKYLEAFRLITGSEELDEGLGV, from the coding sequence ATGTCTAATGCCCTTCTCCAGACCGAACTTGGCAACCTTCCCCTCATCGCACGTGGCAAGGTTCGCGATATCTACTCACTCGGCTCCGCACCGGATGCTGATCTTCTCTTCGTCGCCAGCGACCGTATCTCCGCCTTTGACCACGTCCTCGGCAGCGGTATTCCCGACAAAGGCAAGATTCTCACTCAGCTTTCGCTCTTCTGGTTCGACTTCCTGGGCGACCTAACCCGGAACCACCTCATCACCGCAGAGGCGGCACAGTTCCCTGCCGAGCTCCAGCCGTTTCTTTCTCAGGTAGCCGGACGCAGTATGGTCGTCCGCCGGGCGCAGATGTTCCCCGTCGAATGCGTTGTGCGCGGCTATCTCTCCGGCTCCGGATGGAAGGACTATCAGCAGACCGGTATGATCTGCGGAGTTCCGCTCCCCGCAGGGTTACACGAGTCCGACCGACTTCCCGAGCCTATCTTCACGCCTGCCGCCAAAAATAACGTCGGCCACGATGAGAACATCTCCTTCGACCAGATGATCCTCACCATCGGCCGCGAGCATGCCGTGGCGCTCCGCACCCTCACCCTCTCTATCTATAAGAAGGCCAGCGACTACGCCGCAACGAAGGGGCTCATCCTCGCCGACACAAAGTTCGAGTTTGGCCTGATCGATGGCCAGATAACCCTCGCCGACGAAGTTCTGACCCCGGACTCCAGCCGTTACTGGCCAGCCGCAAGCTACAGCCCCGGTGGGCCGCAACCCTCCTTCGACAAGCAGTACGTCCGCGACTACCTGGAGAGCATCCGCTGGAACAAGCAGGCTCCGGCGCCCTCCCTGCCTGACGAAGTCATCACGCGCACCCGCGAGAAATACCTCGAGGCCTTCCGTCTCATTACAGGTAGCGAAGAGCTGGATGAAGGATTGGGGGTATGA
- the flgB gene encoding flagellar basal body rod protein FlgB, whose amino-acid sequence MQTTTLLSDALGRYLDLASDQLKLTASNMANIDTPGYKTLDFDFEQEFMRQQAGMDLAGPQVTAVDGLVARPDGNNVSMDREGMQLAKAQLKFRMGEELLKHEFSSVMSAIHAETK is encoded by the coding sequence ATGCAGACAACAACGTTGTTAAGTGACGCTCTGGGACGGTATCTGGACCTGGCCAGCGATCAGTTAAAGCTGACGGCGAGCAACATGGCGAACATCGATACGCCGGGGTATAAGACGCTGGACTTCGACTTCGAACAGGAGTTCATGCGGCAGCAGGCTGGCATGGATCTGGCAGGTCCACAGGTGACGGCGGTTGACGGGCTGGTCGCAAGGCCGGACGGCAATAACGTCTCGATGGATCGCGAGGGTATGCAGCTCGCGAAGGCGCAACTCAAGTTCAGGATGGGCGAGGAGCTGTTGAAGCACGAATTTTCGAGCGTCATGTCGGCGATCCACGCGGAGACGAAGTAG
- the flgC gene encoding flagellar basal body rod protein FlgC produces MNLFGVMDVSGSALKAERVRAEVVAANMANAETTRTEDGGPYQRKHVVFEAEGGAGSFQQSLLSRIGNGTSSGMLSTSSSADNIAGGVAVTGVISDQSAPLRRFDPQHPDAGPDGYVDYPDINPLTEMVDLMGATRAYGMNASAVQAEKGMFTASLDLLK; encoded by the coding sequence ATGAATCTTTTTGGGGTAATGGATGTGAGCGGATCGGCACTGAAGGCCGAGCGAGTGCGGGCGGAGGTGGTGGCGGCGAACATGGCCAACGCAGAGACGACGCGCACTGAGGACGGAGGGCCGTATCAGCGCAAGCATGTGGTCTTCGAGGCCGAGGGCGGCGCGGGAAGCTTTCAGCAGTCGTTGCTGAGCCGCATTGGTAATGGGACGAGCTCCGGCATGTTGAGCACTTCTTCCTCGGCGGACAACATTGCAGGCGGCGTGGCGGTAACGGGTGTGATCTCCGACCAAAGTGCGCCTCTAAGGCGGTTCGATCCGCAGCACCCGGACGCGGGGCCGGATGGGTATGTCGATTATCCGGATATCAATCCGCTGACCGAGATGGTGGACCTAATGGGCGCTACTCGGGCGTATGGGATGAATGCATCGGCGGTGCAGGCGGAGAAGGGTATGTTCACCGCGTCGCTCGACCTTTTGAAGTAG
- the fliE gene encoding flagellar hook-basal body complex protein FliE encodes MIGIDQIASAVQGMTAGSGATVLSGLPGSGSETTAAVPFAGVFQAMAQQTAALDKKASDTVTGLLNGSGVEVHDAMIATQKADMAFELALQVRNKAVGAYQQMLSMQF; translated from the coding sequence ATGATTGGGATCGATCAGATTGCGAGTGCGGTTCAAGGGATGACGGCGGGGAGTGGAGCGACGGTGCTCTCGGGATTACCGGGCTCGGGTTCTGAGACTACTGCTGCTGTGCCGTTTGCCGGAGTATTTCAGGCGATGGCGCAGCAGACCGCGGCACTCGACAAGAAGGCATCGGACACGGTGACTGGGCTGCTGAACGGCTCTGGCGTTGAAGTGCATGACGCGATGATCGCCACGCAGAAGGCGGACATGGCCTTCGAGTTGGCGCTACAGGTGCGGAACAAGGCGGTCGGAGCGTATCAGCAGATGCTGAGCATGCAGTTTTAG
- the fliF gene encoding flagellar basal-body MS-ring/collar protein FliF: MAETVQVTEIERKAVPGAQGVPGAGAAQKAVAMTSALRERVMALPPSKRTWLIATVCVIAAGLAAMAWFVQRPDWKVLFSGLESKDVQQVSQELATAGIPYQLSADGAGVEVPAEMLDKARMEVAAKGMPQTGRMGFELFDKPNWVGSEFDERVNYQRALEGELEHTIGTLGAVRSARVHLVLPQPSLFLAQEKMAKASVVLKLKRSAMDPDEADSIRSLVAGAVENLSPDQVTLVDADGRVNLKPKSAGGVEDAEVEQALEAKLVAMLEPLAGRDNVRASVNVSYDQGSEERTDEIYDPTQAAPVSMQKSEQTAGGQSRPSGVPGTASNTPAGSAQGAVAGSTAAAAPGTPPLLQKDSLPVYPQANAQGQSLKEENGTYAVTKHMIHTEQGPGRVRRITAAVLVNDRMVTEGAGKLEHTAWKPRSGEEMHRLEELAQAAVGFDSRRGDQVVMQNVSFSSNQPESRPTPLNKAFEEAKGILRAQPGLLRTVMMGICGLLLVLFVLRPAVRQVTATLSEPMMLTSSDSDLMPQLIAPPAEDKDEESHDASERIEQLMEPRVRVLGPRDAIYDYVAASVRRDAAQSTRLLEAWIGTSGESE, translated from the coding sequence ATGGCAGAGACGGTACAGGTAACGGAAATCGAGCGGAAGGCGGTACCGGGTGCGCAGGGGGTTCCCGGAGCCGGAGCCGCGCAGAAGGCGGTCGCGATGACCTCTGCGCTGCGGGAGCGGGTGATGGCGCTGCCTCCGAGCAAACGGACTTGGCTGATCGCGACGGTGTGCGTGATTGCGGCGGGATTGGCTGCGATGGCATGGTTTGTGCAGCGGCCGGACTGGAAGGTGCTCTTCTCCGGACTCGAGAGCAAGGATGTACAGCAGGTCTCGCAGGAGCTGGCTACAGCGGGTATTCCGTACCAGCTTTCAGCAGACGGAGCCGGTGTTGAGGTGCCGGCGGAGATGCTCGACAAGGCTCGCATGGAGGTTGCGGCGAAGGGTATGCCGCAGACCGGGCGGATGGGTTTCGAACTCTTCGATAAGCCGAACTGGGTAGGCAGCGAGTTCGACGAGCGGGTGAACTATCAGCGTGCGCTCGAAGGAGAGCTCGAACACACGATCGGGACGCTGGGTGCGGTACGGTCCGCACGGGTACACCTCGTACTGCCACAACCTTCATTATTTCTGGCGCAGGAGAAGATGGCGAAGGCCTCGGTCGTGCTGAAGCTGAAGCGCTCCGCGATGGACCCGGACGAGGCGGATTCGATTCGCAGTCTGGTCGCAGGTGCGGTCGAAAACCTGAGTCCGGATCAAGTGACGCTGGTTGATGCGGATGGCCGCGTAAACCTGAAGCCGAAGTCGGCGGGCGGTGTGGAAGATGCGGAGGTTGAGCAGGCTCTCGAGGCGAAGCTGGTGGCGATGCTCGAGCCGCTGGCTGGGCGCGACAACGTGCGAGCTTCGGTGAATGTGAGCTACGACCAGGGCAGTGAAGAACGCACGGACGAGATCTACGACCCAACGCAGGCTGCGCCGGTGAGCATGCAGAAGAGCGAGCAGACTGCGGGAGGACAATCGCGGCCGAGCGGAGTGCCGGGGACGGCGAGCAATACACCTGCTGGCTCTGCGCAGGGTGCAGTTGCAGGCTCGACGGCAGCAGCCGCTCCCGGAACTCCGCCGTTGCTCCAGAAGGACTCGTTACCGGTATATCCGCAGGCAAACGCTCAGGGACAAAGCCTGAAGGAAGAGAACGGAACCTATGCGGTGACCAAGCACATGATTCACACTGAGCAGGGGCCAGGCCGAGTGCGGCGCATTACAGCAGCGGTGCTCGTGAACGACCGCATGGTCACTGAAGGTGCTGGCAAGCTCGAACATACGGCGTGGAAGCCCCGCAGCGGTGAAGAGATGCATCGGCTCGAGGAGCTGGCGCAGGCAGCGGTTGGTTTCGACTCGAGACGCGGCGATCAGGTCGTGATGCAAAACGTCAGCTTCAGTTCTAATCAGCCGGAGAGCAGACCTACACCGCTGAACAAAGCGTTTGAAGAGGCGAAAGGTATTCTCCGCGCACAGCCTGGACTGTTGCGAACAGTGATGATGGGTATCTGCGGGTTACTTTTGGTTCTTTTTGTGCTGCGTCCGGCAGTTCGCCAGGTAACGGCTACGTTGAGCGAGCCGATGATGTTGACAAGCAGCGATAGCGATTTGATGCCTCAATTGATTGCTCCTCCTGCCGAGGACAAAGATGAGGAATCACACGATGCATCGGAGAGGATAGAGCAGTTGATGGAGCCGCGAGTCAGAGTGCTCGGTCCACGAGATGCCATCTATGACTATGTCGCGGCGAGCGTGCGACGAGATGCAGCGCAAAGTACACGCCTGCTTGAAGCATGGATCGGAACCTCTGGGGAGAGCGAATGA
- the fliG gene encoding flagellar motor switch protein FliG, protein MMGATAQFNMTETKRPNPLLLPVEAGFAPAEMPGIRKAAILMVALGEELAKSMFQSLSDTDVRRLTDEITRLGEVPALQSAQVLTEFYGLLETREHMLRGGTEYALKLLTEAFGSQRAEALLAQVKGMQQRSTGDLAILQRMEPHQLSKFLENEHPQTVALVLAHLDPKRGSTVLMHLKETVRVDVVKRLAEMRQFSPEMAQTVALVLHRQMEALGSSGRRSYSGFKAVAELMNRLEPGASKGILEEIESNEPELAIGIRNLMFTFEDLLTVPPQSIRELVGAVDKRVLALALKGAKENLKAYLFQAMSSRGMEMLKEDMDVMGPVRGKDVSAAQQELLSLARKMESEGKLVLKLEADNDLTI, encoded by the coding sequence ATGATGGGAGCCACCGCGCAGTTCAACATGACCGAGACAAAGCGGCCGAATCCATTGCTTCTACCGGTAGAGGCAGGTTTTGCGCCAGCAGAGATGCCGGGTATTCGCAAGGCGGCGATCCTGATGGTGGCGCTTGGAGAAGAGCTGGCCAAGTCGATGTTTCAAAGCCTGTCGGATACAGACGTGCGTCGTCTGACCGATGAAATTACGAGGCTGGGAGAGGTTCCCGCGCTGCAATCGGCGCAGGTACTGACGGAGTTCTACGGTCTGCTGGAGACGCGGGAGCACATGCTGCGCGGCGGTACGGAGTATGCGCTTAAGCTGCTGACCGAGGCCTTTGGTTCACAGCGCGCCGAAGCACTCCTGGCGCAGGTCAAGGGAATGCAGCAGCGGTCGACGGGTGACCTGGCGATACTGCAAAGAATGGAACCACACCAGTTGAGCAAGTTTCTGGAGAACGAACACCCGCAAACCGTGGCTCTGGTACTAGCTCACCTGGACCCCAAGCGCGGATCAACGGTACTGATGCATCTGAAGGAGACGGTTCGAGTGGATGTAGTGAAGCGTCTCGCTGAGATGAGGCAGTTCTCGCCGGAGATGGCGCAGACGGTGGCTCTGGTACTGCATCGGCAGATGGAGGCGCTGGGCTCGAGTGGGCGTCGCTCGTACTCGGGTTTCAAGGCTGTCGCAGAGTTGATGAATAGGCTGGAGCCGGGAGCGAGCAAAGGAATTCTCGAAGAGATCGAATCAAATGAACCGGAGCTGGCCATCGGTATTCGGAACCTGATGTTTACCTTTGAAGACCTGCTAACTGTGCCACCACAGAGCATACGAGAGCTGGTTGGTGCAGTGGATAAAAGGGTTCTCGCGCTGGCATTGAAGGGAGCGAAGGAGAACTTGAAGGCGTATCTCTTTCAGGCGATGAGCTCACGTGGAATGGAGATGTTGAAAGAGGATATGGACGTGATGGGGCCGGTTCGAGGCAAGGATGTAAGCGCGGCCCAGCAAGAACTGCTATCGCTGGCACGCAAGATGGAAAGCGAAGGGAAACTGGTTTTGAAGCTGGAGGCTGACAATGATCTCACCATCTGA
- a CDS encoding FliH/SctL family protein has protein sequence MISPSDAEAGIHGSVAETLSKQRWREGSILPLEFEAIDHPLRRRTDWMLSSNDDIDAQNARLREEIVSLETRFHLQSQHLAMQIAEARVEARLEARQEWELELEGCVMQERERVARTCADFTKKRTSYFAAIEGEVVRLALAIAARVLHREAKLDPLLLSAVVRLALEKVADDSGAVLHVPEKQVEAWRALLAAESESTAQVIGDEKMASDGCVLETSVGRVELGVVVQLEEIEKGFFDLLQQRPA, from the coding sequence ATGATCTCACCATCTGATGCAGAGGCTGGAATACACGGAAGTGTCGCAGAAACTCTATCGAAGCAGCGATGGCGTGAGGGGTCCATCCTTCCTCTGGAGTTCGAGGCGATCGATCATCCGCTGCGTCGCCGGACCGATTGGATGCTGAGCAGTAACGACGACATCGACGCGCAGAACGCGCGGCTACGAGAGGAGATCGTCTCACTCGAGACGCGCTTCCACTTGCAGAGCCAGCATCTCGCGATGCAGATAGCCGAAGCTCGCGTAGAGGCTAGGCTCGAGGCGCGGCAGGAGTGGGAGTTAGAGCTGGAGGGCTGCGTAATGCAGGAACGTGAGCGGGTTGCGCGGACCTGTGCGGACTTCACGAAGAAGCGCACGAGCTACTTTGCGGCGATCGAGGGCGAGGTCGTGCGGCTGGCGCTGGCGATTGCGGCGCGGGTGTTGCATCGGGAGGCTAAGCTCGACCCTTTGCTTCTTAGCGCGGTCGTGCGGTTGGCGCTAGAAAAGGTAGCGGACGACAGCGGCGCGGTGTTGCATGTTCCCGAGAAGCAGGTTGAGGCTTGGCGCGCTCTGCTGGCGGCTGAGAGCGAGTCAACGGCACAGGTGATCGGCGACGAAAAGATGGCCTCGGACGGGTGCGTCCTCGAGACCAGTGTCGGGCGTGTGGAGTTGGGAGTCGTGGTTCAGCTTGAGGAGATCGAAAAAGGCTTCTTCGATCTGTTGCAGCAAAGGCCCGCATAG
- a CDS encoding FliI/YscN family ATPase, protein MMTLSPYFSRLDSKPSWRWRGRVVKADGQTVESEGPLCSVGESCEITDGTGGLHRAEAIGFRGRHVLVMPMEATLGIRYGDTVTALGERPGILVGEEMAGRVLNALGAPMDGLPALRLTETWPLDGSIPRAMEREPIREPLQTGLRVLDGMLTVGRGQRIGIFGGSGVGKSTLIGMMTRNTAADITVVGLVGERGREVREFVEDSLGEEGRQRSVVLVSTSDQSPLLRMRAAMAATSVAEYYAARGKHVLLVLDSLTRYAMAAREVGLAAGEPPASKGYTPSVFTRLAKLVERTGNFKSGSITAFYTVLMEGDDQQDPVVDAVRSLLDGHVVLSRSIAAAGWYPPVDVLDSLSRLMPAVTTPEHRDRIAVARRLLAAHARSEDLVRIGAYKPGTDAELDRAMRAMPQLKSFLQQGTREHITMEQTVEQLRTMEL, encoded by the coding sequence ATGATGACTCTATCCCCGTACTTTTCGCGGCTGGATTCGAAGCCCTCCTGGCGATGGCGCGGGCGCGTGGTAAAGGCGGATGGGCAGACGGTCGAGTCTGAAGGACCGTTATGCTCTGTTGGCGAGAGCTGTGAGATCACCGATGGCACCGGAGGTCTGCATCGCGCGGAGGCGATCGGTTTCCGTGGACGTCATGTGCTGGTGATGCCGATGGAGGCAACGCTCGGCATTCGTTATGGCGATACCGTGACGGCGCTCGGCGAGCGGCCCGGAATCCTGGTGGGCGAGGAGATGGCGGGACGCGTGTTGAACGCCCTGGGAGCGCCGATGGATGGACTGCCCGCATTGAGACTGACAGAGACGTGGCCACTCGACGGCTCGATTCCACGCGCGATGGAGCGCGAACCGATTCGCGAACCACTACAAACAGGGCTCCGTGTACTTGACGGTATGTTGACGGTTGGGCGCGGACAAAGGATCGGCATCTTTGGCGGTTCTGGAGTAGGGAAGAGCACGCTGATCGGCATGATGACGCGCAATACGGCGGCGGATATTACCGTCGTCGGCCTTGTAGGGGAGCGCGGTCGTGAGGTGCGCGAGTTCGTCGAGGATTCGCTCGGTGAAGAAGGCCGGCAACGCTCCGTGGTGTTGGTTTCGACCTCCGACCAGAGCCCGCTGCTACGGATGCGCGCGGCGATGGCGGCGACCTCAGTGGCGGAATACTACGCGGCGCGTGGCAAGCATGTGCTACTGGTGCTGGATTCACTGACGCGTTACGCAATGGCGGCCCGCGAGGTGGGTCTGGCTGCGGGAGAACCTCCTGCGAGCAAGGGATATACGCCCTCGGTCTTCACTCGACTGGCAAAACTGGTGGAGCGTACCGGCAACTTCAAGAGCGGTAGCATCACCGCCTTCTATACCGTGCTGATGGAGGGCGACGATCAGCAGGATCCAGTGGTGGATGCTGTGCGTTCGCTCCTTGATGGTCATGTTGTGTTGTCGCGGTCGATAGCGGCGGCGGGTTGGTATCCACCGGTGGATGTGTTGGACTCGTTGAGCAGGCTGATGCCTGCGGTGACGACGCCGGAGCATAGAGACCGGATCGCGGTGGCGCGGCGTCTACTCGCGGCACATGCACGCTCGGAGGACCTGGTCCGCATCGGTGCCTACAAGCCAGGAACGGATGCTGAGCTGGATAGGGCGATGCGGGCGATGCCGCAGCTCAAGTCATTTCTACAGCAAGGAACCAGGGAGCACATCACGATGGAACAGACAGTTGAGCAGTTGCGAACGATGGAGCTATAA
- a CDS encoding flagellar hook capping FlgD N-terminal domain-containing protein, with product MSGVQWNSITGAGSAAETTVASALLPKHATGSAVAAKTTSSSTASTSSTDSSTGDITSSDFMTLLVSELKNQDPTQPTDPNAYITQLVGVNSLQQLIQINSGLSSVEGTSGTTSSTTSTTSAGS from the coding sequence ATGAGCGGAGTACAGTGGAACTCAATCACAGGAGCAGGATCGGCAGCTGAGACGACGGTAGCCTCGGCACTGCTGCCGAAGCATGCAACGGGTTCGGCCGTTGCTGCGAAGACGACGAGTAGCTCAACAGCATCGACCTCGTCGACGGATAGTTCGACAGGTGATATTACGTCGAGCGACTTCATGACCTTGCTGGTCAGCGAATTGAAGAATCAGGATCCTACGCAGCCGACGGACCCGAACGCATACATCACACAACTAGTCGGTGTGAACAGTCTGCAGCAGCTGATCCAGATCAACTCGGGTCTGAGCTCAGTGGAAGGCACGTCCGGCACTACATCCAGCACAACGTCCACGACATCGGCCGGCAGCTAG